The Falsibacillus albus genomic interval ATTATCGCCGGAAGTGATGGATAAAAAGCGATTAGTGATGGATAAATCGGCAAAAGTGATGGATAAATCCCCGGAAGTGTCGGAGAAACTCAGCTTAGTGATGGAAACACCGCAAATAGAGAAGAAATCCCTAATCCAGGGTGACATCCAGGGTGACAGGCACCATCCAGAAAATGGATGGTGCCTGTCACCCTTTCCACCCTTAAAAATTTTTCCCCCTGGTTGAAATCTTCTAATATTTTCAATTATTATGTGATACAATGAACAATGGGTCGAAATTTAGCGAATATTAGAGAAAAAGGAGGAGTAGGATGGTTTCGGATTTTGGTCAGCATGCATTGATCAGCATTATTTCGCACCTCGTGTTTATCGGTATTACGTTTTGGGCGCTTCAAGCATTGAATTTTGAGAAATTCATAAGGGCGAATCACGTTTTCCAAGCCCGTTTATTATATATATTATTGACCATTGCGATCGGGTCTACGGTAAGTAATTTTTTCCTTGATTACCTGCTATGGTCCCAGCAGCTTCCGTTGATGCTGCAACTTGTCACACTTCTGTAAAAAATAGGTCTTCCTGCATGTTCCCAACCGGAATATAATTGATTATGATTTGTTTTGCATTGATTTTTTAGACGTAAAAAACAGCCCGTTTACATATGTCTAAATGTGACGAGAATTCCCATGTATGCTCTGATTCTTAGTGGAAAGAATGGTACTAAGAGGGGGAGAAACATGTATAAAAAATGGAGAAAAGCAGTCATTATTCCTATAGCGGCAGTGACTTTAGGTTTTATATATTTTTTATTGGGGAATACAACAACCAATGCAGCAAAACAAGGCATAGATCTTTGGCGAATGGCAGAGGCGGTTCAACATGACAACGGGAAGGTCATTGAATGGTCTCTACATACAAGAGAAACGTTAAACATTGAGAACGCTGGGCAATTCCGTGCAAAAATGGAAAAGCTTCAGGAGACATTTCCTCAATGGGACTGGAAGCAAGATGAAAAGAAAGACCGCTTTGCGGCGGTGGGAACTTCAGTTTCAGCAAATTCCAACTTCCATGAAAAAATTCAATTGCTCTCGACCCTCAAAAATGGACAACGGTTTTCGTATATTCTCTATGAGGTCTCGGGTCAAAATTGGAGTAAAGAAGAAGCCCAATTGATCAAAGAAAAATTCCCGAAGCAATTGGCTCTAATTTACAAGGAAAAACCTGTGATTTTCTCTTGTATCAAAGGCGAATTCAATGATAAGATTGATCATGTTTTATCGAAATACGCCAGTGATATGCTCAAAGAATTCCATGCCGAAGAAAAAGAATCTTTGAAAGAAAAGGATTTCTATTCTGTTTCTGCATATTCACCAGATTTTACGCAAGCCGTTCCTTTAAGGAACACCGAGATGAATGTACAAATTGGCCTTAGGAAAAGTGGAATGGGCGCTAAGACGACCATCGTTATTGGCACACCCATCCTTACGATTGAATATTAATATATAGAAATTGGACGCGGAGGGGAATACTCTTGGAAAAGATCATCGTCCGCGGTGGTAATCAGTTGAACGGTACGGTAAAGGTTGAAGGAGCAAAAAATGCCGTATTGCCTGTTATTGCCGCAACATTATTAGCTAGTGAAGGTAAAAGCATTATACGTGATGTACCTACTCTCTCCGATGTATATACAATTAATGAAGTATTGCGCTCTTTGAATGCGGACGTTGCGTTCAAGGATGATTATATTGTTGTGGATGCATCAAGAGAGTTGAATATTGAAGCACGATTCGAATATGTACGCAAAATGCGCGCTTCCGTCTTGGTCATGGGTCCTCTTTTGGCCCGCCAAGGAAAAGCACGTGTGGCGCTGCCAGGCGGTTGTGCAATAGGATCACGTCCGATTGATTTACACTTAAAAGGCTTTGAAGCAATGGGAGCGAAAGTGAAAGTTGGAAATGGATTTATTGAAGCCGAAGTCGAAGACAGACTTCACGGGGCGAAAATCTATCTTGACTTCCCAAGTGTTGGAGCTACACAGAACATCATGATGGCTGCTGCTATGGCAAAAGGCACATCTACGATTGAAAACTGTGCAAAAGAACCTGAAATTGTTGATTTAGCTAACTATTTAAATAAAATGGGTGCCAAAGTGAAGGGCGCAGGTACGGGAACCATCCGTATCGAAGGTGTGGATCGTCTCGTTGGTGCCGATCATAACATTATACCTGACCGCATCGAAGCAGGAACGTTCATGGTAGCGGCAGCTGTGACAGGCGGAGATGTCCTTGTTCAAGGTGCAGTGCCTGAACATCTCTCTTCCCTTGTGGCAAAAATGGAAGAGATGGGTGTGACCATCATTGAAGAACAGGATGGATTGCGCGTCATCGGTCCGGATAAACTGAAGGCAGTCGATATCAAAACGATGCCTCACCCTGGATTCCCGACAGACATGCAGTCGCAAATGATGTCCCTTTTGCTATGTGCAGAAGGAACCGGCATGATTACAGAAACTGTATTTGAAAATCGTTTTATGCATGTGGAAGAATTCCGCCGCATGAACGCAGATATTAAAATCGAAGGCCGTTCCGTCATCATGAATGGTCCAAGTCAGTTGCAGGGTGCTGAAGTTGCCGCAACGGATCTTCGCGCAGCAGCGGCATTGATCATTGCAGGATTGAAAGCGGATGGCTACACACGTGTAACCGAATTGAAGCACTTAGACCGCGGTTATTTGAATTTCCATAATAAACTGGCTGCGCTTGGTGCAGACATCGAACGCATCAATGAAGCAGACGAAACGGTAAAAACCGATTATGTAAAAGACTTAAACGCATAAAGAGAAACATCTCAGAACTTCATCGACGATGGATATCTGAGGTGTTTTTTTATTGCTTGCAATCTATGAAACTATTGATTGAAACGAAAATCAATTATTCTACTAAAAATAAAAAAATCCGCTGTCGCCAGCGGATTCCACATCTATAGTATTTTTAGGGAGAATACTAGTTTTGAAGTCAAAATTGTAGGAAATTTATCAGAAAAAAATTACTTGTTATGCTTATCAATCAAGTCTTATTGAATACCGACCGCATCAAACGATTTATTGACGGCGTTCACTTCTGCAGATCCTGCACCGTATAAATCGGTCGCTGCTTGGACAGCCGCAGCACGTGCCTGGCTGAACGTCGCATTGGATGTTAAGTAGACGGTATTCATGCGGTAGTAGATCGCGCCAAGCTTGTCACGGCCGATTCCAGGTACCGTCACGCCGTATTGAGAGCCGCCTTCGCTAAGTAAATAAGCGGCTTTGTTGATAATGCTGCTGTTCGTATGAACACCGCCATTATCATCCGTACCCGTGTAGCGTTTGGAGTAATTGTCTGGATATCCATATTTCGCGGGATCGCTCATGGAACGAAGGGCATCGTTTGGAACACCCGGCGTATAAATATCCTCGCCAATCTCGAAATCTGGGTTTTTGCCATTATAGAACTCTATCAACGTACCAAACACATCGGATAATGCTTCGTTCAGTGCACCGGATTCGTTTTGATAGACAAGTCCGGAGCTGGATTCAGTCACAGCATGCGTAAGCTCATGACCGACAACATCGATTCCGCCGGAGAAGAAAGTAAAGTTCGTTCCGTCGCCATCACCGTAAACCATTTGCGAACCATTCCAGAACGCGTTGTTATAGTTGTTTCCATAATGGACGGATGATTTGATTGCAGCGCCGTGATTATCATAAGAATTGCGTCCAAATTTCTTTTTATAATAATCATACGTCACGCCAGCATAGTAGTGGGCATCCACAGCGGCCGCATCGGCTGACGCATTATAGACGTTGTCGCTATCTTTCCAAAGGGTGCCCGGCAGGAATAGATCAGGGAGCAGCCAATAGCTTGACATATCATACGTGAAAATGCCCGATCCCCTTGTGTTATCCTGCAAGTAATACATACCATTGGACAGTGTCGTATTCAGTGATTTTGTATCACCAAGCACACCTTTGCCTGTTCCGACGGCATTCGTGCCAGACACTTCATCCATATTATTGAACTTGTTTAAAATCGTTCCATCGTTTGCGTCAATGAAATAGTTCCAGTTCCCAGGTTCAGGTGAAAGGAAATTCAAGTTAACCAGGTAAGCATAGTGCGCCGAGTCATCCTTTGTATAGACAACAAGCTCACCTTTCGGCTCTTTCTCAAGCTTTGGCTCGAAGCCGAGATCTTTTTTGGCGATCTTCACGGCCTTTTTGGCGTTCACTTTTTTCGCTTCCGTCAAAGCATGCTTTTCCTCCAACTGCGGCTGAACCGTCCCGGAGACGACATTCAACACGCCTTGATCATCGACGACGCCAACTTGCGTCGATCCCCAAACAGGAACTCCGTTGTAAAGCTGCTGGAGACGGACAACCGTTTTACCGAGCGAATCCTTGGAGACATCCAATACTTTGAATGAATCCTTCGCTGCTTTGGTTCCAAAACGGAACTTGTCCTTATGCATGTCCAAATATTGAAGGACGACCTGCTTTGCATCCAAACTAGTCGGAGACGTCAGATCACCGGATATAAATTCAGGTGAACCGATATGCTGATTCATTTTTACTTTTTCAGCACCATTCTGAGCTGCAAAAGCATGTGGTGAAAAGCTGCTGGAAACAAGTCCTAAAGCCAGTCCAACTCCCAGCCATTTCTTTTTGTTCATTGGCTGCATCCACCCCTTTTCTGGAAAATATTTATATTCGAAAAAAATCATATCACGTCGAAATGATTATTCATATAATTCCGATAACAATTGATAGGATGGTAATGATTTGCCCTATGGTGGATGGTGGAAACTAGTGCAGCGGGCAGGGGACAAGCTTGAATTCAATGGGAGGATAGAATGGAAAAATATTCTTTTGATAATAAATAAAAGGGATAAAAGCGGAGAAAAAACGTGAAATAGGTCGTTTGATGGACGGGAAAATCGTCGAATCATAAAATTTTTTTGAAAAATATCTATTAAATGATTCGTTTTTCTGGCATAAAAGCTTGTCCGCAGCCATATGTTGAAATGAGGGTTGGGCAATGGATTTGCTTATACCCTTAAGGCTGTTTTCTTCATGATCATCGCTTTAATAAAAGGTGGTGCAGCAGCATCGACCGCAGCACGCGGCCGATTTGAACCTGTCCTTTTTTAAGGCGTCACATCAATGAAACCACGCCTACCTCAATATCTGTATTGGAGGCATCAAGCATGAAACAAAACAAATTTATCCTTTTAATCGTCGCGGTCTTACTCGTCCTAACATTTGCTGTTCCATCCCTGCTCGTTCTTCCTTTCTCAGATGGAAACGCGAATGGCAAGCTTGATGAACGTCTATCACTGAAATCAAAAAAAGCTGATAACAGCTGGATGACGAAGGGTCCGGCCGTAGCCGTATTTCGATCGGAACAGAAAAAGGTAGAGAAGCTGCCCATCGAAGAATATGTCATCGGGGTGGTGGCATCCGAAATGAGCGCTGAGTTCGATGAGGAAGCATTGAAGGCGCAAGCGCTTGCCGCCAGGACCTATATCATCAGCCATCTCATGAACAAGGATAGCGGCGGAGTCCCCGATGGCGCGGACGTCACGGATACCGTCCAACATCAAGTATACAAAAATTTGGATGACTTAAAACGAATTTGGGGCAGCGACTACGATTGGAAGCTGAAAAAAGTAACCTCAGCGGTCAAAGCCACTGCCGGACAAATCATTACGTATAAAGATGAGCCGATCAATGCAGCCTTTTTCTCGACGAGCAACGGCTATACAGAAAACTCGCAGGATTATTGGGAAAACACAGTACCTTATCTGCAAAGCGTAGCGAGCCCGTGGGATAAAGAATCTCCTAAATATACCGCACAGAAGACGATAAGCATCAGTGACTTTGAAAAGGAACTTGGCGTGAAGCTTGGTAACAGCGGATCCGTCGGCACCATCACTTCCAGAACACCAGGCAAACGCGTCGGCACCATCGAAATCGGTGGGAAGAAATTCACAGGACGCGAAGTCAGGGAGAAACTGGCATTGAACTCATCGGACTTCAGCTGGGTAAGAAAAGGCGATCACCTCATCATCACCACCAAAGGCTATGGCCACGGGGTCGGCATGAGCCAATACGGCGCCGACGGCATGGCCAAACAAGGAAAAAACTACAAACAAATCCTCGCCTACTACTATAAAGGCATCCAGATCACCTCAGACGACAAATACGTAACCAAAGTCACAGCCAGCAAATAACAAAACTAGGGTGACAGGCACCATCCATTTTCTGGATGGTGCCTGTCACCCTAAATCTTTTTTAGATTTTTTTCCGAGTTTATACATATATAAATGGGTTTTGTCGAAAACTAAGAACTAAAAAATTTTTTTGAAAAATGTATATAATTTCTCACACCTGTTCAGAATGATTGCTGAGGTGATGGAAAATGAGAGAGGAAGAAAAGAAACGATCTTCTCAAAGCTTCTTTAAAAAACGTTGGGTATTCCCAGCAATGTATCTTGTAAGTGCAGCGATCCTAATTACAGCAATCCTATGGTATCAAGCTGCCAATAATGATGTCGCTCAGCCAAAGGGTAACGGGGATGACCAGTTAGCAAACAATGAGTATAACAATCCATCGGTAGAAGTTAATAGTGCTTTAGAAAACTTCAAAATGCCAGTGGAAGATCAAGACGCAGCAGTCATCGAAAAGCAATTCTATGATTACAATGCATCTGAAGAAGATCAGGAAGCAGCACTCGTTGTCTACAACAATTCGTATCATCCAAACCGCGGAATCGATATCACAATGAAAGACAATAAAGGCTTCGATGTGGTAGCGGCCATGAGCGGTACAGTTACAAATGTTAAAGAAGATTCGTTATTAGGAAACGTCATAGAAATTGAGCATGAGAAAGGCGTAGTGACTCAATATCAATCCGTTAAGGACTTCAAAGTTCAGGTTGGCGACCAAGTGAAACAAGGCGATGTCATCGCGAGTGCAGGAGAAAGTTTATACAATGAAGAAGCAGGTACACACGTACACTTCGAAATCCGTAAAGACAACAATCCTGTGAACCCAATTGAATTCTTTGGCAAATCTCTTGCTGATTTAGACGCAAAAGTGAAAGAAGACGCTGAAAAAGCAAAAG includes:
- the spoIID gene encoding stage II sporulation protein D gives rise to the protein MKQNKFILLIVAVLLVLTFAVPSLLVLPFSDGNANGKLDERLSLKSKKADNSWMTKGPAVAVFRSEQKKVEKLPIEEYVIGVVASEMSAEFDEEALKAQALAARTYIISHLMNKDSGGVPDGADVTDTVQHQVYKNLDDLKRIWGSDYDWKLKKVTSAVKATAGQIITYKDEPINAAFFSTSNGYTENSQDYWENTVPYLQSVASPWDKESPKYTAQKTISISDFEKELGVKLGNSGSVGTITSRTPGKRVGTIEIGGKKFTGREVREKLALNSSDFSWVRKGDHLIITTKGYGHGVGMSQYGADGMAKQGKNYKQILAYYYKGIQITSDDKYVTKVTASK
- a CDS encoding YwmB family TATA-box binding protein gives rise to the protein MYKKWRKAVIIPIAAVTLGFIYFLLGNTTTNAAKQGIDLWRMAEAVQHDNGKVIEWSLHTRETLNIENAGQFRAKMEKLQETFPQWDWKQDEKKDRFAAVGTSVSANSNFHEKIQLLSTLKNGQRFSYILYEVSGQNWSKEEAQLIKEKFPKQLALIYKEKPVIFSCIKGEFNDKIDHVLSKYASDMLKEFHAEEKESLKEKDFYSVSAYSPDFTQAVPLRNTEMNVQIGLRKSGMGAKTTIVIGTPILTIEY
- the murA gene encoding UDP-N-acetylglucosamine 1-carboxyvinyltransferase — its product is MEKIIVRGGNQLNGTVKVEGAKNAVLPVIAATLLASEGKSIIRDVPTLSDVYTINEVLRSLNADVAFKDDYIVVDASRELNIEARFEYVRKMRASVLVMGPLLARQGKARVALPGGCAIGSRPIDLHLKGFEAMGAKVKVGNGFIEAEVEDRLHGAKIYLDFPSVGATQNIMMAAAMAKGTSTIENCAKEPEIVDLANYLNKMGAKVKGAGTGTIRIEGVDRLVGADHNIIPDRIEAGTFMVAAAVTGGDVLVQGAVPEHLSSLVAKMEEMGVTIIEEQDGLRVIGPDKLKAVDIKTMPHPGFPTDMQSQMMSLLLCAEGTGMITETVFENRFMHVEEFRRMNADIKIEGRSVIMNGPSQLQGAEVAATDLRAAAALIIAGLKADGYTRVTELKHLDRGYLNFHNKLAALGADIERINEADETVKTDYVKDLNA
- a CDS encoding M4 family metallopeptidase — translated: MNKKKWLGVGLALGLVSSSFSPHAFAAQNGAEKVKMNQHIGSPEFISGDLTSPTSLDAKQVVLQYLDMHKDKFRFGTKAAKDSFKVLDVSKDSLGKTVVRLQQLYNGVPVWGSTQVGVVDDQGVLNVVSGTVQPQLEEKHALTEAKKVNAKKAVKIAKKDLGFEPKLEKEPKGELVVYTKDDSAHYAYLVNLNFLSPEPGNWNYFIDANDGTILNKFNNMDEVSGTNAVGTGKGVLGDTKSLNTTLSNGMYYLQDNTRGSGIFTYDMSSYWLLPDLFLPGTLWKDSDNVYNASADAAAVDAHYYAGVTYDYYKKKFGRNSYDNHGAAIKSSVHYGNNYNNAFWNGSQMVYGDGDGTNFTFFSGGIDVVGHELTHAVTESSSGLVYQNESGALNEALSDVFGTLIEFYNGKNPDFEIGEDIYTPGVPNDALRSMSDPAKYGYPDNYSKRYTGTDDNGGVHTNSSIINKAAYLLSEGGSQYGVTVPGIGRDKLGAIYYRMNTVYLTSNATFSQARAAAVQAATDLYGAGSAEVNAVNKSFDAVGIQ
- a CDS encoding DUF1146 family protein, encoding MVSDFGQHALISIISHLVFIGITFWALQALNFEKFIRANHVFQARLLYILLTIAIGSTVSNFFLDYLLWSQQLPLMLQLVTLL
- a CDS encoding M23 family metallopeptidase is translated as MREEEKKRSSQSFFKKRWVFPAMYLVSAAILITAILWYQAANNDVAQPKGNGDDQLANNEYNNPSVEVNSALENFKMPVEDQDAAVIEKQFYDYNASEEDQEAALVVYNNSYHPNRGIDITMKDNKGFDVVAAMSGTVTNVKEDSLLGNVIEIEHEKGVVTQYQSVKDFKVQVGDQVKQGDVIASAGESLYNEEAGTHVHFEIRKDNNPVNPIEFFGKSLADLDAKVKEDAEKAKANVKEDQSTGSQTSDDQSGTDQSSDKKSDDQSGQTGDQKSDDQKSGDNADQSGTDNSGSDNAGQDNGASDETQDSGN